The stretch of DNA aaaaaatcaaaatcattccaagcatcttttctgaccataatgcattaagattagatctcaattacaggagaaaaactattaaaaattccaacatatggaggttgaacaacacacttctgaataaccaacaaatcacagaagaaatcaaaaagaaatcaaaatatgcatagaaactaatgaaaatgaaaacacaacaacccaaaacctgtgggacaccataaaagcagtgctaagaggaaagttcatagcaatacaggcatacctcaagaaacaagaaaaaagtcaaataaataacctaactctgcaactaaagcaactagaaaaggaagagttggagaaccccagagttagtagaaggaaagaaatcttaaaaattagggcagaaataaatgcaaaagaaacaaaagagaccatagcaaaaatcaacaaagccaaaagctggttctttgaaaggataaataaaattgacaaaccattagccagactcatcaagaagcaaagagagaaaaatcaaatcaataaaattagaaatgaaaatggagagatcacaacagacaacacaaaaatacaaaggatcataagagactactatccgcagttgtatgccaataaaatggacaacgtggaagaaatggacaaattcttagaaaagtacaatttcccaaaactgaaccaggaagaaatagaaaatcttaacagacccatcacaagcacggaaattgaaactgtaatcagaaatcttccagcaaacaaaagcccaggtccggTCGTCtgcacagctgaattctaccaaaaatttcaagaagagctaacacctatcctactcaaattcttccagaaaattgcagaggaaggtaaacttccaaactcattctatgaggccaccatcaccctaataccaaaacctgacaaagatgtcacaaaaaaaggaaactacaggccaatatcactgatgaacatagatgcagaaatcctcaacaaaattctagcaatcagaatccaacaacacattaaaaagatcatacaccatgaccaagtgggctttatcccagggatgcaaggattcttcaatatccgcaaatcaatcaatgtaattcaccacattaacaaattgaaaaataaaaaccatatgattatctcaatagatgcagagaaggcctttgacaaaattcaacatccatttatgataaaaactctccagaaagcaggaatagaaggaacatacctcaacataataaaagctatctatgacaaacccacagcaaacattatcctcaatggtgaaaaattgaaagcatttcccctaaagtcaggaacaagacaagggtgcccactttcaccgctactattcaacatagttctggaagttttggccacagcaatcagagcagaaaaagaaataaaaggaatccaaactggaaaagaagaagtaaaactttcactgttttgcagatgacatgatcctctacatagaaaaccctaaagactccaccagaaaattactagagctaatcaatgaatatagtaaagttgcaggatataaaatcaacacacagaaatccgttgtattcctatacactaataatgagaaagtagaaaaagaaattaaggaaacaattccattcaccattgcaacgaaaagaataaaatacttaggaatatatctacctaaagaaactaaagacctatatatagaaaactataaaacactgatgaaagaaatcaaagaggacactaatagatggagaaatataccatgttcatggatcggaagaatcaatatagtgaaaatgagtatactacccaaagcaatttacaaattcaatgcaatccctatcaagctaccagccatatttttcacagaactaaaacaaataatttcaagatttgtatggaaatacaaaacacctcgaattgccaaagcaatcttgagtaataagaatggaactggaggaatcaacttgcctgacttcaggctctactacaaagccacagtcatcaaaacagtatggtactggcacaaagacagacatatagatcaatggaacaaaatagaaagcccagagataaatccacacacatatggacaccttatctttgacaaaggaggcaaggatatacaatggagtaaagacaatctctttaacaagtggtgctgggaaaactggtcaaccacttgtaaaagaatgaaactagatcactttctaacaccgcacacaaaaataaactcaaaatggattgaagatctaaatgtaagatcagaaactataaactcctagaggagaacataggcaaaaacactctcagacataaatcacagcaggatcctctctgatccacctcccagaattctggaaataaaagcaaaaataaacaaatgggatctaattaaaattaaaagcttctgcacaacaaaggaaaatataagcaaggtgaaaagacagccttctgaatgggagaaaataatagcaaatgaagcaactgacaaacaactaatctcaaaaatatacaagcaacttatgcagctcaattccagaaaaataaacgacccaatcaaaaaatgggccaaagaactaaatagacatttctccaaagaagacatacggatggctaacaaacacatgaaaagatgctcaacatcactcattatcagagaaatgcaaataaaaaccacaatgaggtaccacttcacaccagtcagaatggctgtgatccaaaaatctgcaagcaataaatgctggagagggtgtggagaaaagggaaccctcctacactgttggtgggaatgcaaactagtacagccactatggagaacagtgtggagattccttaaaaaattgcaaatagaactaccttatgacccagcaatcccactgctgggcatacacactgaggaaaccagaattgaaagagacacttgtaccccaatgttcatcgcagcattgtttataatagccaggacatggaaacaacctagatgtccatcagcagatgaatggataagaaagctgtggtacatatacacaatggagtattactcagccgttaaaaagaattcatttgaatcagttctgatgagatggatgaaactggagccgattatacagagtgaagtaagccagaaagaaaaacaccaatacagtatactaacacatatatatggaatttagaagatggcaatgacgaccctgtatgcaagacagcaaaaaagacacagatgtgtataacggacttttggactcagacttagagggagagggtgggatgatttgggagaatggcattctaacatgtatactatcacgtaagaatcgaatcgcaagtttatgtctgacgcaggatacagcatgcttggggctggtgcatggggatgacccagagaggtgttatggggagggaggtgggaggggggttcatgtttgggaatgcatgtaagaattaaagattttaaaattaaaacaaataaaacaaataaataaataaataaattttttttaaaaaaaggaaagggagaaaagaaaaaaaaaaaggaatgaaagaccAAGGATTTCACAGAGAGActaaaaaagacagataataaagtTAAAGAAGGAATCTAGACTGGATCCTGGACTGGAAAAAAGACTGATCCAGTTCAGTGGAATAACTGGTAAAATTCAAATATGGTCTATAATAACTAGTAcatcaatgttaatttcctgattttaatcACTGTAATGTGTAAGATACCCACATTAGTAGAAGCTGGTTGAAGGTACATGGGAATTTTGTGCTATTTTGCAAGTTTCCATAAGTGGAaatggtcttatttttgttgtttagtcactaaattgtgtctgactctttcagatcccatggattatagcctaacAGGAtcatttgtccatggaatttcccaggcaagaatattgcagtgggttgccatttccttctccagggatcttcctgacccagggatcaaatccacgtctcctacattgggaggcaggttctttaccactaaactaccagggaagcccaagttagtACCATACCATCTTGATTATTACAGTTTTGTAGTAAGTTCTGAAACTGAGAAGTCTGAgccctctttgttctttttttatagattgttttggctatCGTGGGTCCCTTATAATTCCATATGAATGTTGtgatcagcttgtcaatttctgcaagAAGGTAGGGTTTTGATAGGCATTCTGTTGAGTCTGCAGATCAATTTTCTGTCATGTGAATAATATTAAGTTTTGTGATCCATCAATATATgatgtattttcatttatttagtaagTCTTCCTTCATATCCCTAAAACATTCCTATGGTTTTATACTTTTTACTTATTAAAACTCTTCCCTCTATGATCAACTGCTTTTGAACTTTAAACTCATTTAACatgggtctgtttctggactctAATTATACTCCATCACTCATGTCTATTTTGAGTCGACTCATGTCTACTCAAAATGCACTGATGCTGCTCTATTTTACTTATAACAGCTTTGCAGGACCCTCTGACATCAGATAAGGGAAGTCTTTCTATACTTCCAATAATTTGCTCTTCTCAAAATCTCTTGTCTTCACTCATTCTCCATATGAATATCAAAATTATCTTAAATTCTGAAAAGAAGAACTCTACAGAAATCTGAATTGGAAACAACTGTTTCAGTTCGTTTAATGGAATAGGCTCCATTATAGCACTGAGAGAACCTTTACTTGTTCAacttttatgttatttatgtttCAAGAAagtgttatattttctttatggGTCCTGTGAGGGTTAATTTTATGCATCACTTCTCACCATACCTGGTCAGGTGACATTTTAATGGGACTTTAGACTTGGAATCAATGTTGGAATGGCTTAAGACATCTAGGGATATTGAGATTACTGTATTTTAATAGCACATGAGGATGGACGTGAATTGGGGAAAGAAAAGGTAGAATGCTGTAGACCAAACTGTTTTCCCTCAAAATGTATATTCTGAAGCCCTAAGCACCAGTGTGACTCTATTTGGAGACAGGCTCTATAGGGAGGTTAGTGGTTAAATGAGGCCAAAGGGTAGGGCCTTCATTCAATAGGAAGTGTCCTTATAAGGAGAGGAAGAGATATCAGAACAGCCTCATTTTATGTGTACACAGAGAAGAGGTTATGTGACgacgtagacagaggagcctggtgggctacagtcctgtccatggggttgcagaggagTCGGACATCATtcagtgacttaacaacaacaacaatgctagAAGGCGGCTGTGTAGAAGCCAGTAAGAGAAGTCTGATCGAAACCAACCCtgacaacaccttgattttggacttaaATCTTTAGAACTGCGAAAAAcataaatttctgctgttcaaGGCACCCAGTGTGTTTTTCTGTTACAGCGCCCTGCAGACTATTTGGGCTTACTAGGTAGCACTCgcagtaaagaactcgcctgccaaagcaggtgaCACAAGAGAtgctgattcaattcctgggctgggaagatcccctgcaggtgGGCATGGCAAGCTACTTCaggattcttgactggagaatcccaaagacagaggagcctggtgggctatacagtctatagggatacaaagagttggacatgactgaagtgacttagcacatatgcacacagacCATTACTAATACAGGGTCTACACATTTGACAAAAAATTTTACTGGATATTTTTTACTATATTATTCAAGGTGGTATCCGGAATACGGGTTCAGAGACCTTACTGCAAGTATCGCTAGTGTTCGTCCGTTCCATTTCTTGAAGTCTGCTCTCACTGCTGTTTATTGCCTCACATCAGTTCATTCTGTAGCTTCTGTCACTTAGCTGATGCATTCAAAGGGATCTGACCCTGGTTTACCTTCATATTGGAGGAGACTTACAAATGTTATCCTTGAGGACAGAAACATGCATTTATTTTAGAGACCAATCAGATTTTctcccaaaattaaaaataaaatattagaaatgtttCTTATATACTAGACTCAAatcaaattgaaaacaaaaactggAGCTTCAAATCAAAGTTGCAATAgtattagcttttctttttttaaaacttttatgctcatctttcagtgtcgtatctttttgtctgttgaaaagcagagatgttactccgtcgacaaaggtctgtagagccttcccagtggtcatgtatggctgtgagagctagactgtaaagaaggcagagtgcaaAAGCATTGATGCcctcaaactgtggtgctggagaatactcctgggagtcctgtggacagccaagagatcaaaccagtcaatcttaatggaaatcaaccctgaatactccttggaagggctgatactgaagctccagtattttggtcacctgacgcAAACAGCTAACTCTTTGGAAAggtccctgaagctgggaaagattgacagcagaaggagaagagggcgtcagaggatgagatagctggatggcatcactggcacaatggatatgaacttgggcaaacttcaggagatggtgagggacagggaggcctggcatgctgccatccatgggtcacaaagagtcggaaacaccaaagtgactcaacaacaacaacatggctAATGAACAATGCGgtaatttcaggtggacaacaaagaaactcagccatacatacacgtgtatccattctccccaaactcctctcccatccaggctgccacatttcactgagcagaattccctgtgctgtacagtagggccttgctggttatccatgtTAATTACAGCAGTGTAGCCCTCACTTTTCCAATCATCCATTCATCTCCTTTTACCAGAGATCATCTCTTCCTAAGGCTCAGGGTTACTGCTGAGGATCTTTCATTCCAACCTGAAGGACTCCCGGCTCAGGAAGGTCGGGTGGCGGAGAATTCTCGCAGCTCTCATCAACTGGGAATGCCTCAATCACTGTTTCATTTTCAAAGGACAGTTTTGCTAAACATAGGATTCTTGGTTAACGGCTTCTTTCCTTCAACATTTCAAAGACACTGACCCATGTCATCTAACTTCTGAGGCTCCCAATGAGAAATCTGCTCTTGACACTCCTGGCAAATATTCTCTCAGCTTCATAAACGTTAATAATGTGCTTTACCAGTGTCTCACACAATAGAACATTTTCCTACAGTTTCATCAAGTCAGTTAAATCATCACTTTGTGACCagagtttaaggaaaaagaaTTGAATATTTCAAGTGTAGACATTATGAGGTCTTTTAACTTATCACTAATTTtcaaactagaaatgaaaaagttgcTGAAGCCTCTCACAGATTTCAATTTCTAACAAAGTGCATACCAGTCtctaatatatttaaagaaaactctCTTTGGGACCTTTTTCCTAAGTGTAAAGGGGCCTTGaagctgaaaaggaagaaaaccacTGGGTTTATCCCCAGCCACGATTGGTCCATTTCTTGCTCTGACCTCACAGGGCATCACTGTGATGAAACTCACAAAAAACCCTTTATAAGACCCCAGCTGGGTACAGGTTTTTGTCCACAGAGCCCAGGAAGCTGATTTTGGTGACCTGACGGCTGGACCTAGAGTTAGCGagcttttttctgtgtttttgccattttgttgattttttccttttactcctttttatttttctctttttcctttgtctttttctcatttttttaaatttgtttgatcattttttctttcagttttagtttctcctcctcatttttttctgttttttaccatttttttcccttagttctttttctcatttaccttattatttgttttttagttaGTGTTGCCAGTATTAGTACAGAGAGTATCATTGCTATTGTTAGCATAGTTGGTATAGCTAGTAGTTTCTTAGCATAGATAGTATAGTTAGTGTTAGCACTGTTAGTATCCTTGGTATACTTAGCGTAAGTTGGTATAGTTAAGAGTTTACTGGCATAGTTAGTGTTAGCACTGTTAGTATAGTTGTGAGCATTAGGATAGATTTTAGCACTGTTAGCATCCGCAGTCTTGATAGAACAGTTCGCATTCTTAGTGAGGGCTTAGCGGTAGTGAGTATAGTTAGTGGTACAGTTAGTATAGTTAGGTAATTAGTATAGCTTAGTGGTAGCTAGTATAGTTAGGGATACAGGACCTGATGGCCATCTCCACTAACAAGATTGCTCGTCTAAAGCATTATGAGATCCTTGAAACAATTGGTGAAGGCCACTTCGCCAAAGTGAAGTTGGCCTGGCATGCTCTGACCAAGGGACTGGTAGCCATCAAGGTCATCCAAAAGGCAAATCAGAGCCTCTCCAGTGTCAAGGAGCAGTTTCGAGAGGCTGACAGCCTGAGAACTGTAAACCACCCGAATATTGTTAAGCTACTGGAAGTGATCGACACTGAGGAGACTCTGTTTATCGTAATGGAGTACGTCAGTGGGGGAGACTTGCAAACCTACTTGGAGGCCAAAGGCCGCATGACGGAGGGGGAAGCCCGAGGCCTGTTCTGCCAGCTGGTCTCGGCTCTGCAGCACTGCCACCAGCGGGGTGTGGTGCACCGGGATTTGAAGCTGGGCAACCTCCTCCTTGACaccaacaacaacataaaaatcTCGGACTTCGGCCTTAGCAACCAGTGGCACCCAGGAAATGAGCTCGATACTTTCTGCGGCAGCCCCGCGTTCATGGCCCCAGAACTCTTCCTGGGGATGCCTTACACAGGCCCAGAGGTGGATGTGTGGAGCCTCGGTGTCATCCTGTACACCATGGTAACTGGATCCCTCCCCTTCGGGGGACAAGACTTCTGGGAGCTGCGGCAGCGTGTGCTTAGTGGGCAGTACCATGTGCCCAAATATCTATCCACCAACATTATAGACTTACTAGAAAGAATGCTAACGCTCAAGCCTACCGACAGAGGCACTTTAGATGACGTTGGGCAGCACGCATGGGTGAACATGGGCCAGGAGGAGCCCCTCCCGCCAGCCTGTGGTGAGCACCCTGGGGTGACAGTGGAGATGATACTGGGCTGGTGCAGGGACCTAATCCAGGGCTTAGACACAAGCAGCATCAGTAACATGAATGAACCCAAGATGAGGGTCCGCACCATCAAGGTGAGGCCGGCCGTCTCCTCCGACCTCACCAGCCAAGAACATACGTCTCCCGCCAGCCCTGAGGAGTCCATCCTTATTCCCGCCTGGCTTTGGGAGACCACTGAGCAGCAGGAGAACCAGGAGTCAAGAGAGAAGACCAGAGAGCCTGCCACTCCCCCACTCTGCCCGGGGGCGAGGACCgtcagccccagcccagccccctccaCCCGCAACACCCATGGTGAGAGGAGCGCCCGAGCCGCCAATCACGCAGGTGACTGCCACGCCACGTGCgggaccaggctcccctgccgcACCTGTGGCAGGCATGACAGCAGCCACACCTGTGACACCAGCCTCACCAGTGACGCCAGGGGCGCCTGCCACACCATCAGCACCTGCGACAGCTGCGGTACCAGAGGAACCAGCCTCACCCGTGACGCCTGCAGCAACCGGGACACCAGGCACACCTGGGATCACAGCCTCACCCATGATACCTGCAGCACCCCGGACACCAGCCTCACCTGTGACGCCCCAAGCACCCGGAACACCAGCCTCACCTGTGTCGCCCCAAGCACCTGGGACCCTACTGGGGCCTGCAACGTACATGACACCCTTGGCAACCGTGATACCTGTGACACCAGTGCCACCAGTGACAGCTGCCTCACCCCTGGCACCAGGGGCACCCACGACACAGGTGGCACTCATGGCACCTGTGACACCCTCAACACCAGTGGCACCCATGACAACAATGGCAAAGTCGCTGAAGGAACCCACTGCCTCCCGGATGTGCCTGATACAGGAAGCTCCACCCTTGTTGGGCAGCCCGAGAGTACGTCCCCAGTCACTCCCTCTGGCCTCACCCAGAAAAAGAAGGGGGTGGCTGGGAGAATATGGAAATGTCTCTCCAGATATCTCTGCTGTGGGCTGCCCAGCAAGAGGGCTAATAATAAAGTGATACCAGAAACAGCCAATGAATGACCTACCAAGCTCCCTGGGACCTGGTCATGTTCCCACCTGGATGACGGGATTCAAATCCAGCACCTCCACCGCCTTCAGGAAAGCCCCCTCTCCAAAACCCTGGCCAGCCTAGAGGATGCTCTGGAGTGGTCTGGGCGACCAGAAGAGGCACCACCCTGGCCTGGCTGCCGCTCCTCCCCTGCTGGCTGAAACTTCAGAGACTGGACTGTACCCTGGGGCATGTCCCCCATCCCCTACACTTGTCTTcatgttggtggtggtggggatagTTATTCCCACTCCTTGGTTCTTCTCTTGGTTCTGTCTTAATAAACTTTATGCTCCAGAAACATGTATTGCACTGCTTTGCGTTCTCTCTGGTTAGAGAAGTATGTAGTCATGTAGTCAGTGAGCAAATTGCAAGCCTGGGTTCATGTTAATGCTGTTTGTCTTGTACAGCTTGGAACGTTGTCAAGCCTGGGGCTTGGTTGGCCAgcccccctccaggggctcaacCATCTCAAGATTCACCTCCCATCTTATCTGTGGTGCTGCCAGTCTTGCACTCACAGCAGGCACTCACTCCCGGTCTCTCAcagtcagggcagtgtccaggcaggttagaagcaaggtcagaggcctgcttagctttgtctctgaagcctaagcAAGACTGACTATGTAACGTCCCTAACATGGGGTTAGCAATAAGGGCTTTAAAAAGCTATGCTGGAGATTCTCATGTAGCCAGTGTCTGACAGCCACTACCTTAGAATAATTATTTGCCGGTTTCTGGTGGCTTCTTTTCTTCCAGGCAGTGTTAGGTAGAGCCCAGGGTTTGGAATCGGAGTCCTTGGTGCCATCTTCTGACCTCAGCATGTCATCTGTCACATCTTGGCCAACTGACCAACCCCTAACTCTGCGGTCCTAATTTCTGCACAGGTAAAATGGGATGTTACTTGATATGATTGTTTAAAGGGTACATGAGATGAGACCAGCCAAATGACGACTCATCTGTTCCACTGCATGCAAGTACTGAACAAAGTCAGCTCGTCCTTTTAAAGTCTGCATCTCAGTTGTGTGGCCATGGGTCGGTCTGGGTGTGTACAGTTATCTTATCTtca from Ovis aries strain OAR_USU_Benz2616 breed Rambouillet chromosome 9, ARS-UI_Ramb_v3.0, whole genome shotgun sequence encodes:
- the LOC114116413 gene encoding serine/threonine-protein kinase MARK2-like, coding for MAISTNKIARLKHYEILETIGEGHFAKVKLAWHALTKGLVAIKVIQKANQSLSSVKEQFREADSLRTVNHPNIVKLLEVIDTEETLFIVMEYVSGGDLQTYLEAKGRMTEGEARGLFCQLVSALQHCHQRGVVHRDLKLGNLLLDTNNNIKISDFGLSNQWHPGNELDTFCGSPAFMAPELFLGMPYTGPEVDVWSLGVILYTMVTGSLPFGGQDFWELRQRVLSGQYHVPKYLSTNIIDLLERMLTLKPTDRGTLDDVGQHAWVNMGQEEPLPPACGEHPGVTVEMILGWCRDLIQGLDTSSISNMNEPKMRVRTIKVRPAVSSDLTSQEHTSPASPEESILIPAWLWETTEQQENQESREKTREPATPPLCPGARTVSPSPAPSTRNTHGERSARAANHAGDCHATCGTRLPCRTCGRHDSSHTCDTSLTSDARGACHTISTCDSCGTRGTSLTRDACSNRDTRHTWDHSLTHDTCSTPDTSLTCDAPSTRNTSLTCVAPSTWDPTGACNVHDTLGNRDTCDTSATSDSCLTPGTRGTHDTGGTHGTCDTLNTSGTHDNNGKVAEGTHCLPDVPDTGSSTLVGQPESTSPVTPSGLTQKKKGVAGRIWKCLSRYLCCGLPSKRANNKVIPETANE